A single genomic interval of Mycolicibacterium sp. MU0053 harbors:
- a CDS encoding thiamine-phosphate kinase: MTDDDRTLREVGEFPVIDRLVAGRRQPDSVLIGPGDDAAVIAVPDARMVISTDMLVQDRHFRLDWSAPHDVGRKAIAQNAADIEAMGARSVGFVVGIGAPGDTPARLVQQLSDGLWDEAQRCGGAGIVGGDLVSSPVWVVSVTAFGELGGRTAVTRAGARPGDTVAVAGQLGRSAAGYALLAAGAPGFDDLCGRHLVPQPPYGQGRAAAAGGARAMTDVSDGLLADLGHLATASGVRIEVAAQGLQPDLEALAAAADRLGIDAAAWVLGGGEDHALVACFPGELPPGWRSIGAVSAAADGPDVLVDGRRWTGSAGWESFN, from the coding sequence ATGACTGACGACGACCGCACGCTGCGCGAGGTGGGCGAGTTTCCGGTGATCGACCGCCTGGTCGCGGGGCGCCGGCAACCGGATTCGGTGCTGATCGGACCCGGCGATGACGCCGCGGTGATCGCGGTCCCCGACGCGCGGATGGTGATCTCGACCGACATGCTCGTGCAGGACCGCCACTTTCGACTGGACTGGTCGGCGCCGCACGATGTCGGCCGCAAGGCCATCGCCCAGAACGCTGCCGACATCGAGGCGATGGGTGCGCGCAGCGTCGGGTTCGTCGTCGGCATCGGCGCTCCGGGGGATACCCCCGCGCGACTGGTCCAACAACTTTCCGACGGCCTGTGGGACGAGGCCCAGCGGTGCGGTGGGGCCGGCATCGTCGGTGGCGACCTGGTCTCGAGCCCGGTGTGGGTGGTGTCGGTGACGGCGTTCGGTGAACTCGGCGGCCGCACCGCGGTGACCCGTGCCGGCGCCCGGCCGGGCGACACCGTCGCGGTGGCGGGACAGCTGGGCCGATCGGCGGCCGGATACGCGCTGCTCGCGGCCGGGGCGCCGGGTTTCGACGACCTGTGCGGCCGGCACCTCGTCCCACAACCGCCCTACGGTCAGGGGCGGGCGGCGGCCGCGGGCGGCGCCCGCGCGATGACCGACGTGTCCGACGGTCTGCTCGCCGACCTCGGGCATCTCGCGACGGCGTCGGGGGTGCGGATCGAGGTTGCGGCCCAGGGGCTGCAGCCCGACCTCGAGGCGCTGGCGGCAGCGGCGGACCGGCTCGGCATCGACGCGGCAGCCTGGGTGCTCGGCGGCGGTGAGGATCACGCGCTGGTGGCCTGCTTCCCCGGCGAGCTCCCACCGGGGTGGCGATCGATCGGCGCCGTATCCGCGGCCGCCGACGGCCCCGACGTGCTCGTCGACGGTCGGCGGTGGACCGGTTCGGCGGGCTGGGAGTCGTTCAATTAG
- a CDS encoding DUF3515 domain-containing protein produces the protein MVDLPDRPEGAPPQDGPPRWVFIGAVAVAVAAVVAVLLIAANRDLAPVPVAAVPAPQAGSAECERLLAALPETLGDYERAPTADPAPAGVAAWRADAAPEPVILRCGLDRPADFMQGVPLQMVDEVNWFRVSEGDRITWFAVDRPVYVALTLPEDSGPTPIQELSAAIGAALPTRPIDPAPAR, from the coding sequence GTGGTCGATCTGCCCGATCGTCCCGAGGGGGCGCCCCCGCAGGACGGTCCACCCCGATGGGTCTTCATCGGCGCGGTGGCCGTGGCCGTCGCCGCCGTCGTCGCGGTGCTGCTGATCGCCGCGAACCGGGATCTGGCGCCGGTGCCCGTCGCGGCGGTGCCCGCGCCCCAGGCCGGCAGCGCCGAGTGCGAACGATTGCTGGCCGCCCTGCCCGAGACGCTGGGCGACTACGAACGCGCCCCGACCGCCGATCCGGCGCCCGCCGGGGTGGCGGCGTGGCGTGCCGACGCCGCCCCGGAGCCGGTGATTCTGCGCTGCGGGCTCGACCGGCCCGCGGACTTCATGCAGGGGGTGCCGCTGCAAATGGTCGATGAGGTCAACTGGTTCCGGGTCAGCGAGGGCGACCGGATCACGTGGTTCGCGGTCGACCGTCCGGTGTACGTCGCGCTCACCCTGCCCGAGGATTCGGGGCCGACGCCCATTCAGGAACTCTCCGCGGCGATCGGCGCCGCGCTGCCGACCCGTCCCATCGATCCCGCGCCCGCGCGCTGA
- a CDS encoding D-alanine--D-alanine ligase family protein — protein sequence MVRVAVVFGGRSSEHAISCVSAGSILRNLDPERFEVVPVGITREGAWVLSTATPASLTIADGRLPEVADALGQELALTAGPHRRGELMSLETAAAGEILAAVDVVFPVLHGPFGEDGTIQGLLELAGVPYVGAGVLASAAGMDKEFTKKLLVADGLPVGDHVVLRAGTPTLTPEQQERLGLPVFVKPARAGSSMGVNRVTSWADLPAAVADARRHDPKVIVEAAIVGRELECGVLELPDGRIEASTVGEIRVAGVRGREDGFYDFATKYLDDAAELDVPAKIDDAVADEIRQLAIRAFAAIDCQGLARVDFFLTEHGPVVNEINTMPGFTTISMYPQMWAASGVDYPTLLTAMVETALARGTGLR from the coding sequence TTGGTGCGCGTTGCGGTCGTCTTCGGCGGCCGCAGCAGCGAACACGCCATCTCCTGCGTTTCAGCCGGAAGCATTTTGCGCAACCTCGACCCCGAGCGGTTCGAGGTGGTGCCGGTGGGCATCACCCGCGAGGGCGCCTGGGTGCTGTCCACGGCCACCCCCGCCAGCCTGACGATCGCCGATGGCCGGTTACCGGAGGTTGCCGACGCGCTGGGCCAGGAACTGGCGTTGACCGCCGGGCCGCACCGCCGGGGCGAACTGATGTCGCTGGAGACGGCGGCCGCCGGTGAGATTCTGGCCGCGGTCGATGTGGTGTTCCCGGTGCTGCACGGCCCGTTCGGTGAGGACGGCACGATCCAGGGCCTGTTGGAACTCGCGGGTGTGCCCTACGTGGGTGCCGGGGTGCTGGCCAGCGCCGCCGGGATGGACAAGGAGTTCACCAAGAAACTGCTCGTCGCCGACGGGTTGCCGGTGGGCGATCACGTCGTGCTGCGGGCCGGTACACCGACCCTGACCCCCGAACAGCAGGAGCGCCTCGGGCTGCCGGTCTTCGTCAAGCCGGCACGCGCGGGTTCCTCGATGGGGGTGAACCGGGTGACCTCGTGGGCGGATCTGCCGGCGGCGGTCGCCGATGCCCGTCGGCACGACCCCAAGGTCATCGTCGAAGCCGCGATCGTCGGCCGCGAACTGGAATGCGGCGTCCTCGAGTTGCCGGACGGCCGGATCGAGGCCAGCACCGTCGGCGAGATCCGGGTGGCCGGCGTTCGCGGGCGCGAGGACGGCTTCTACGACTTCGCCACCAAATACCTCGACGACGCCGCCGAACTCGATGTCCCCGCCAAGATCGACGACGCCGTCGCCGACGAGATCCGTCAGCTCGCGATCCGGGCCTTCGCCGCGATCGATTGCCAGGGATTGGCCCGGGTCGATTTCTTCCTCACCGAGCACGGCCCCGTCGTCAACGAGATCAACACCATGCCGGGCTTTACCACGATCTCGATGTACCCGCAGATGTGGGCGGCCAGCGGCGTGGACTATCCGACGCTGTTGACCGCGATGGTGGAAACGGCGTTGGCGCGCGGGACCGGGCTGCGCTAG
- a CDS encoding cystathionine gamma-lyase, whose protein sequence is MTDSYGATGPSTRSVKAASAQAVPGQPVAPVATPAAAYHLSGDEEADLDTYGRGSNPTWRQLESALAQLEGATSALVFGSGMAAITSVLRVLAKPGSVLVVPADGYYQVRAYAREYLARERVTVIAAPSADMLAAAERADVVLAETPANPSLDVVDLHRLGLLCRAKNARLIVDNTAATPLGQQPLSLGADLVVASATKALSGHSDLLAGYVAGSHPELMAAITRERLLSGPILGVFEAWLVLRSLGSAGLRYERQCDTAGALAAMLDTHPAVARVRYPGLPNDPSYPVAVGQMRRFGGLVSAELADAAAVHELVRRSDLLVSSTSFGGIHTSVDRRARWGDDVGAGFIRISAGIEDTDDVVADIERALTAAVT, encoded by the coding sequence ATGACCGACAGCTATGGCGCGACTGGACCGTCCACCCGTTCGGTGAAAGCGGCGAGCGCGCAAGCGGTTCCCGGTCAGCCCGTCGCGCCCGTCGCGACCCCCGCGGCGGCCTATCACCTCTCCGGCGACGAGGAGGCCGATCTCGACACCTACGGCCGCGGCTCCAATCCCACCTGGCGGCAGCTGGAATCGGCGCTGGCACAGCTCGAGGGCGCCACCTCGGCGCTGGTCTTCGGATCCGGGATGGCCGCCATCACCTCGGTGCTGCGGGTGCTCGCCAAGCCGGGTTCGGTGCTGGTGGTGCCCGCCGACGGGTACTACCAGGTGCGGGCCTATGCCCGGGAATACCTTGCGCGCGAACGCGTTACAGTCATCGCCGCCCCGAGCGCCGACATGCTCGCGGCCGCTGAGCGCGCCGATGTGGTGCTGGCCGAGACGCCCGCCAACCCCAGCCTGGATGTGGTGGACCTACATCGGTTGGGTTTGCTCTGCCGCGCGAAGAACGCCCGGTTGATCGTGGACAACACCGCCGCGACGCCGCTGGGTCAGCAGCCGCTGTCGCTCGGTGCGGACCTGGTGGTCGCCAGCGCGACGAAAGCCCTTTCCGGGCACAGCGATCTGCTCGCCGGTTACGTCGCGGGTTCGCATCCGGAACTGATGGCGGCGATTACGCGCGAACGGCTGCTGTCCGGCCCGATCCTCGGCGTCTTCGAGGCGTGGCTGGTGCTGCGCAGCCTCGGCAGCGCGGGCCTGCGCTACGAGCGCCAATGTGACACCGCCGGGGCGCTGGCGGCGATGTTGGACACCCACCCGGCCGTGGCCCGGGTGCGGTATCCGGGCCTGCCGAACGATCCGTCGTATCCGGTGGCGGTGGGACAGATGCGCCGGTTCGGCGGTTTGGTCAGCGCCGAACTCGCCGACGCGGCGGCCGTCCACGAACTGGTGCGGCGCAGCGACCTGCTGGTGTCCTCGACGAGTTTCGGCGGCATCCATACCTCGGTGGACCGCCGGGCGCGCTGGGGCGACGACGTCGGCGCGGGATTCATCCGGATCTCGGCCGGGATCGAGGACACCGACGACGTGGTGGCCGATATTGAAAGGGCGCTGACCGCCGCGGTGACGTAG
- a CDS encoding NAD(P)H-dependent glycerol-3-phosphate dehydrogenase, which yields MASTVSTAAVMGAGAWGTALAKVLAEAGSDVRLWARRAAVADEVNAQATNREYLGDTVLPSGIRATTDAAEALAGVSTVLLAVPSQQLRANLEQWKPLLEPDATLVSLAKGIELGTLMRVSQVIAQVTGVDQAQIAVLSGPNLAREIAEQQPAATVIACTDSGRAVALQRALSTGYFRPYTNSDVVGTEIGGACKNVIALACGMAAGVGLGENTAAAIITRGLAEIMRLGIALGAKGATLAGLAGVGDLVATCSSTHSRNRAFGERLGRGESLQAAQQATSGHVAEGVTSCESVLALASSYDVEMPLTDAVHRVCHRGLSVDEAVALLLGRSTKPE from the coding sequence ATGGCCAGCACGGTGAGTACCGCGGCGGTGATGGGCGCCGGTGCATGGGGAACGGCGTTGGCCAAGGTGCTGGCCGAGGCGGGCAGCGATGTCCGACTGTGGGCCCGGCGCGCGGCGGTGGCCGACGAGGTCAATGCGCAGGCCACCAACCGCGAATACCTCGGCGACACGGTGTTGCCGTCCGGGATCCGGGCCACCACCGACGCGGCGGAGGCGCTGGCCGGCGTCAGCACGGTACTGCTGGCGGTGCCGTCGCAGCAGTTGCGCGCCAACCTCGAGCAGTGGAAACCCCTCCTCGAACCCGACGCCACCCTCGTGAGCCTGGCCAAGGGCATCGAACTCGGCACGCTGATGCGGGTGAGTCAGGTGATCGCGCAGGTAACCGGTGTCGACCAGGCGCAGATCGCGGTGCTTTCCGGTCCGAACCTGGCCCGCGAGATCGCCGAACAGCAGCCCGCTGCCACCGTCATCGCCTGCACCGACTCCGGGCGGGCGGTGGCACTGCAACGCGCGCTGAGCACCGGCTACTTCCGGCCCTACACCAACTCCGATGTCGTCGGCACCGAGATCGGCGGGGCGTGCAAGAACGTCATCGCGCTGGCGTGCGGGATGGCCGCCGGGGTGGGCCTGGGGGAGAACACCGCCGCCGCGATCATCACCCGCGGCCTCGCCGAGATCATGCGGCTGGGCATCGCCCTCGGCGCCAAGGGCGCGACCCTGGCCGGGCTGGCCGGCGTCGGCGATCTGGTGGCCACCTGCTCCTCGACGCATTCGCGCAACCGGGCATTCGGCGAGCGCCTCGGTCGCGGTGAATCCCTGCAGGCGGCGCAGCAGGCCACCAGCGGACACGTCGCCGAGGGCGTCACCTCGTGCGAATCGGTGCTCGCACTCGCCTCGAGCTACGACGTGGAGATGCCGCTCACCGATGCGGTGCACCGGGTGTGCCACCGCGGTCTGTCCGTCGACGAGGCGGTCGCACTGTTGCTCGGACGAAGCACCAAGCCGGAGTAG
- the cofC gene encoding 2-phospho-L-lactate guanylyltransferase has product MSGTQQRRARERPDVDAVALVIAVKRLSAAKTRLAPVFSAGTREVVVLAMLIDTIVAAAQLAEVASITVVTPDPDAAAAATELGARVLVDPTPAGHPDPLNNAIALAETDVSAETSNIVVLQGDLPALQPQELVEALAAARTHRRSFVADRHGSGTSALFALGVPVNPQFGTDSAARHRHSGAVELTGAWPGLRCDIDTPEDLIAARRLGMGALTRRAIEPGAPIPEHRSTP; this is encoded by the coding sequence ATGAGCGGCACGCAGCAGCGCAGGGCGCGAGAGCGCCCCGATGTCGACGCGGTCGCGCTGGTCATCGCAGTCAAACGGCTCAGCGCCGCCAAGACCCGATTGGCGCCGGTGTTCTCCGCGGGCACCCGCGAGGTGGTGGTGCTGGCCATGCTCATCGACACCATCGTCGCGGCGGCCCAGCTGGCCGAGGTCGCCTCGATCACCGTCGTCACGCCCGATCCCGACGCCGCGGCGGCCGCGACCGAACTCGGTGCCCGGGTGCTGGTCGACCCCACCCCCGCCGGACACCCCGACCCGCTCAACAACGCCATCGCGCTGGCCGAGACCGATGTCAGCGCTGAAACCTCCAACATTGTTGTGTTGCAAGGAGATCTGCCCGCTTTGCAACCCCAGGAGCTGGTCGAGGCGTTGGCCGCGGCCCGGACCCACCGCCGCAGTTTCGTCGCCGATCGGCACGGTTCGGGCACCTCGGCGCTGTTCGCTCTCGGCGTACCCGTCAACCCGCAGTTCGGCACGGATTCAGCGGCCCGCCATCGGCATTCGGGCGCCGTCGAACTCACCGGTGCCTGGCCCGGCCTGCGCTGCGATATCGACACCCCGGAGGACCTGATCGCGGCGCGCCGACTCGGGATGGGCGCCCTGACACGCCGGGCCATCGAGCCCGGCGCCCCGATCCCCGAGCATCGATCTACGCCATAG
- a CDS encoding RNA degradosome polyphosphate kinase, whose translation MTDTDATQAAAPASATDGQDWRTRIAAPDSPPAATSAAAENELPEDRYLNRELSWLDFNARVLALAADPSLPLLERLKFLAIFASNLDEFYMVRVAGLKRRDEMGLSVRSADGLSPREQLRRIGERTQQIANRHAQVFLDAVRPALAEEGIRVVGWADLDEGERDRLSTYFHEQVFPVLTPLAVDPAHPFPFVSGLSLNLAITVRQPEDGTTHFARIKVPDNVDRFVELKGEERGDGNHDVRFLPTEELIAAFLPVLFPGLEIVEHHAFRITRNADFEVEEDRDEDLLKALERELARRRFGSPVRLEVADDMTENMLELLLRELDVHPGDVIQVPGLLDLSSLWQIYRVDRPRLKDSTFVPATPAAFGERETPKSIFATLRDGDVLVHHPYDSFSTTVQRFIEQAAADPNVLAIKQTLYRTSGDSPIIDALIDAAEAGKQVVALVEIKARFDEQANIKWARALEQAGVHVVYGLIGLKTHCKTCLVVRREGSTIRRYCHIGTGNYNPKTARLYEDVGLLTAAPDIGADLTDLFNSLTGYSRKVSYRNLLVAPHSVRKGIIERIEREVEAARDGVEGRIRLKANALVDEQVIDALYRASQAGVRVEVVVRGICALKAGVEGLSENIAVRSILGRFLEHSRILHFKAINEFWLGSADMMHRNLDRRVEVMAQVKDPRLTAQLDEVFESALHPATRCWELGPDGRWNASPVTGQTVRDHQVSLMEKHRQP comes from the coding sequence GTGACCGACACCGACGCCACACAGGCTGCAGCGCCCGCTTCAGCAACCGACGGCCAGGATTGGCGGACGCGGATCGCGGCACCGGATTCCCCGCCTGCGGCCACCAGCGCCGCCGCGGAGAACGAACTCCCCGAGGATCGCTACCTCAACCGTGAACTGAGCTGGTTGGACTTCAACGCCCGGGTATTGGCGTTGGCCGCCGACCCGTCGTTGCCGCTGTTGGAGCGGCTGAAATTCCTGGCCATCTTCGCCTCGAATCTCGATGAGTTCTACATGGTCCGGGTGGCCGGTTTGAAACGCCGCGACGAAATGGGTCTGTCGGTGCGCTCCGCCGACGGCCTGTCGCCACGCGAGCAGTTGCGCCGGATCGGCGAACGCACCCAGCAGATCGCCAATCGGCACGCCCAGGTATTCCTCGACGCGGTACGCCCCGCGCTGGCCGAGGAGGGCATCCGGGTAGTGGGTTGGGCCGACCTCGACGAGGGTGAGCGGGATCGGCTGTCGACCTATTTTCATGAACAGGTCTTCCCGGTGCTGACCCCGTTGGCGGTCGATCCCGCGCATCCCTTCCCGTTCGTGAGCGGCCTGAGCCTGAACCTGGCGATCACGGTGCGGCAACCGGAGGATGGCACCACGCACTTCGCCCGCATCAAGGTGCCGGACAACGTCGACCGCTTCGTCGAACTCAAGGGCGAGGAGCGCGGCGACGGGAATCACGACGTGCGGTTCCTACCCACCGAGGAATTGATCGCAGCGTTTCTGCCGGTGCTGTTCCCGGGCCTGGAAATCGTCGAGCATCACGCGTTCCGAATCACCCGCAACGCCGATTTCGAGGTCGAAGAGGATCGCGACGAGGATCTGCTCAAGGCGCTGGAGCGGGAGTTGGCTCGCCGCAGATTCGGTTCGCCGGTGCGTCTCGAGGTCGCCGACGACATGACCGAGAACATGCTCGAGTTGTTGCTGCGCGAACTCGACGTGCATCCCGGCGACGTCATTCAGGTGCCGGGACTGCTGGACCTCTCGTCGCTGTGGCAGATCTACCGCGTCGACCGACCGCGCCTGAAGGATTCGACGTTCGTGCCGGCGACGCCGGCGGCGTTCGGCGAACGCGAGACACCCAAAAGCATTTTCGCGACCCTGCGCGACGGCGACGTGTTGGTGCACCATCCCTACGACTCGTTCTCGACGACGGTGCAACGGTTCATCGAGCAGGCCGCGGCGGATCCGAATGTGCTGGCCATCAAGCAGACCCTGTACCGCACCTCGGGCGACTCCCCCATCATCGACGCGCTCATCGACGCCGCGGAGGCCGGCAAGCAGGTGGTGGCGCTCGTCGAGATCAAGGCTCGCTTCGACGAGCAGGCCAACATCAAATGGGCGCGCGCCCTGGAACAGGCCGGTGTCCACGTGGTTTACGGCCTGATCGGCCTCAAGACCCATTGCAAGACCTGCCTGGTGGTGCGGCGCGAGGGGTCCACGATTCGGCGCTACTGCCATATCGGCACCGGCAATTACAATCCGAAAACTGCTCGGCTTTATGAGGATGTGGGTCTGCTGACCGCGGCGCCGGACATCGGCGCCGACCTCACCGACCTGTTCAACTCGCTGACCGGGTACTCCCGCAAGGTCAGCTACCGCAACCTGTTGGTGGCCCCGCACAGCGTGCGCAAGGGGATCATCGAGCGCATCGAGCGCGAGGTCGAGGCCGCCCGCGACGGGGTGGAGGGGCGAATCCGGTTGAAGGCCAACGCTCTGGTCGACGAGCAGGTCATCGACGCGCTGTACCGGGCGTCCCAGGCCGGGGTGCGGGTCGAGGTCGTGGTCCGCGGCATCTGCGCGCTCAAGGCCGGGGTGGAAGGTCTGTCCGAGAACATCGCGGTGCGCTCGATCCTTGGCCGGTTCCTGGAACACTCCCGGATTCTGCATTTCAAGGCCATCAACGAATTCTGGCTCGGCAGCGCCGACATGATGCATCGCAATCTCGATCGCCGCGTCGAGGTCATGGCCCAGGTCAAGGATCCACGCCTGACCGCGCAACTCGACGAGGTGTTCGAGTCGGCGCTGCATCCGGCGACCCGCTGCTGGGAACTCGGTCCCGACGGTCGTTGGAACGCATCGCCGGTGACGGGCCAGACCGTGCGCGATCACCAGGTGTCCTTGATGGAGAAGCATCGTCAGCCCTGA
- a CDS encoding NUDIX hydrolase, with the protein MPKQKPPEPVLAAGAVLWRPGPAGPSLPEVAVIHRPRYDDWSLPKGKVDPGESLAVTAVREIQEETGYHAELGRRLMSVTYPVEEGTKHVQYWAARAGSGVFSPNHEVDKLLWLPAEEALTQLKYEHDQAVLRQFVELPADTRNLLIVRHATAGRKGKFRGDDRKRPLDKNGRAQAESLVGLLLAFGARELHAADRVRCHQTIAPLADELGVAVHNEPLLTEEAYAEHPKRGRARVLEIAALPSTRVICTQGKVIPDLISWWCKSAGISPETSRNRKGSVWILSLAGERLVAADHLDSPRPVR; encoded by the coding sequence GTGCCGAAACAGAAACCCCCAGAGCCGGTGCTCGCTGCCGGTGCGGTGCTGTGGCGGCCGGGCCCCGCGGGCCCGTCGCTGCCCGAGGTGGCTGTGATCCACCGGCCCCGCTACGACGACTGGTCCCTCCCCAAGGGCAAGGTCGATCCCGGCGAGAGTTTGGCGGTCACCGCGGTCCGGGAAATCCAGGAGGAGACCGGTTATCACGCCGAACTCGGACGGCGGCTGATGTCGGTCACCTACCCGGTGGAGGAGGGCACCAAACACGTCCAGTATTGGGCGGCGCGCGCCGGTTCGGGTGTATTCAGCCCGAATCACGAAGTGGACAAGCTGTTGTGGCTGCCGGCCGAGGAGGCGCTGACGCAACTGAAGTATGAGCACGACCAGGCGGTGTTGCGCCAGTTCGTCGAACTCCCGGCGGACACCCGCAATCTGCTGATCGTCCGGCACGCGACTGCCGGACGGAAGGGCAAGTTCCGCGGCGACGACCGAAAGCGCCCGCTGGACAAGAACGGTCGGGCCCAGGCCGAATCCCTGGTGGGCCTGCTGCTGGCGTTCGGCGCGCGGGAGTTGCATGCCGCCGACCGGGTGCGCTGCCATCAGACCATCGCGCCGCTGGCCGACGAGTTGGGGGTGGCGGTGCACAACGAACCGTTGCTGACCGAGGAGGCCTACGCCGAGCATCCCAAGCGCGGCCGGGCCCGAGTCCTCGAAATCGCCGCACTGCCAAGCACCAGGGTTATTTGCACACAGGGCAAGGTGATCCCCGACCTGATCTCATGGTGGTGCAAGTCCGCGGGGATTTCGCCGGAGACGTCACGAAACCGTAAGGGAAGCGTCTGGATTCTGTCGTTGGCGGGCGAGCGGCTGGTGGCCGCCGACCACCTCGACAGTCCGCGGCCCGTCCGCTAG